A genome region from Baekduia alba includes the following:
- a CDS encoding Ppx/GppA phosphatase family protein: MAERRIAVCDLGSNSFRLVVFTAADGWWRRTDEIHESVRIGAGLAETGKLSDEGIARGLATAEVFAHFCDAVGITDIDAVATSAIRDATNADAFLSRAALPVRVLSKEEEARAGYLAAVNSTTLADGAVLDLGGGSMQLVRVASRHARELQSWPLGAVRMTERFGLGSGVASKKQLKALRDHVARELEDAPWLPKSGARIVGIGGTVRNLAAAVQRAEGVPEFGVQGFVMPKDELSELVARFAAIEPSERAKVPGIKYSRADLILAGAAVVEAVLDLGGFAAIEATEAGLREGVFFDNYLDGDPPLFDDVRRASVLNLALQYHMDNAHTEHVARLALGLFDDTAAAGLHPGDARERELLWAACVLHDIGMSVDYDDHHKHSKYLVLNSGLPGFDQREVAIIGQAVRFHRKGMPTSGGFDKLLRDGDLAILDRCALFLRLAEDLERSRDQLVAAVDVQVDGDDEVRLALRADGDVRVARWAASREGDLFRRALGRGLTVGADAVRA; the protein is encoded by the coding sequence ATGGCCGAACGCCGCATCGCCGTGTGCGACCTGGGGTCCAACTCGTTCCGGCTCGTCGTCTTCACCGCCGCCGACGGCTGGTGGCGGCGAACCGACGAGATCCACGAGTCCGTGCGGATCGGCGCCGGGCTGGCCGAGACCGGGAAGCTGTCGGACGAGGGCATCGCCCGCGGCCTGGCCACGGCCGAGGTCTTCGCGCACTTCTGCGACGCGGTCGGGATCACCGACATCGACGCGGTCGCGACCTCCGCGATCCGCGACGCGACCAACGCCGACGCGTTCCTGTCGCGCGCCGCGCTGCCGGTGCGCGTGCTGTCCAAGGAGGAGGAGGCCCGCGCCGGCTACCTGGCCGCGGTCAACTCCACCACCTTGGCCGACGGCGCCGTGCTCGACCTCGGCGGCGGCTCGATGCAGCTGGTGCGCGTCGCGTCGCGGCACGCGCGCGAGCTGCAGTCCTGGCCGCTGGGCGCCGTGCGGATGACCGAGCGCTTCGGCCTCGGCTCCGGCGTCGCGTCCAAGAAGCAGCTCAAGGCGCTGCGCGACCACGTCGCCCGCGAGCTCGAGGACGCGCCCTGGCTGCCGAAGTCCGGCGCGCGCATCGTCGGGATCGGCGGCACCGTCCGCAACCTCGCGGCCGCCGTCCAGCGGGCCGAGGGCGTGCCGGAGTTCGGCGTGCAGGGCTTCGTGATGCCCAAGGACGAGCTGAGCGAGCTGGTCGCGCGGTTCGCGGCGATCGAGCCCAGCGAGCGCGCGAAGGTGCCGGGCATCAAGTACTCGCGCGCCGACCTGATCCTCGCGGGCGCCGCCGTGGTCGAGGCGGTCCTGGACCTCGGCGGCTTCGCCGCGATCGAGGCGACCGAGGCCGGCCTGCGCGAGGGTGTGTTCTTCGACAACTACCTCGACGGCGACCCGCCGCTCTTCGACGACGTCCGGCGCGCGTCGGTGCTCAACCTCGCGTTGCAGTACCACATGGACAACGCGCACACTGAGCACGTCGCGCGGCTGGCGCTGGGGCTGTTCGACGACACAGCGGCGGCAGGGCTGCACCCCGGCGACGCGCGCGAGCGCGAGCTGCTGTGGGCGGCCTGCGTCCTGCACGACATCGGCATGAGCGTCGACTACGACGACCATCACAAGCACTCCAAGTACCTGGTGTTGAACTCCGGGCTGCCGGGCTTCGACCAGCGCGAGGTCGCGATCATCGGCCAGGCGGTGCGCTTCCACCGCAAGGGCATGCCGACCAGCGGCGGCTTCGACAAGCTCCTGCGCGACGGCGACCTGGCGATCCTCGACCGCTGCGCGCTGTTCCTGCGCCTGGCCGAGGACCTGGAGCGCTCGCGCGACCAGCTCGTCGCGGCCGTCGACGTCCAGGTCGACGGGGACGACGAGGTGCGCCTCGCCCTACGCGCCGACGGCGACGTCCGCGTCGCGCGCTGGGCCGCGAGCCGCGAGGGCGACCTGTTCCGCCGCGCGCTCGGGCGCGGCCTCACGGTCGGCGCCGACGCGGTGCGCGCCTAG
- a CDS encoding MFS transporter encodes MASLPSPMHHVTDERWTARTWAALMLLCGVLFLDGLDVSMVGVALPSIREDLGLTTAQLQWVVSGYVLGYGGLLLLGGRAADLLGRRRVLIVGLSVFTVASLLGGMVSDPNLLIATRFLKGASAAFTAPAGLSYITTTFAEGPVRNKALSVYTAFGASGFSSGLILGGLLTEAGWRFTFLLPVPFALLILAAAPRLLAKDAPSEGPRPGFDLPGALTITAGMLLLVRTVVRAPDVGWASATTIVSFAIAVALLASFVAIEKRTKHPLVRLGILSHGHIVRANLGAMATAGSYFGFQFIATLYFQSVLGWSALETALAFLPAGLLVAFGSTRVGPLVDKVGTAPLMVVAFISFAAGYALFLRADMDPTYITMILPTMLLIGGGFALGFPSFNMQGTMGVADHEQGLASGLINTSFQVGGAITLAIVSAVVGTSNGSEFLHDSHTAVGVVTGVAALGLVSALSGLAVRRRPALAVDGSGA; translated from the coding sequence ATGGCTTCTCTCCCCTCCCCCATGCACCACGTCACGGACGAGCGCTGGACGGCCCGCACCTGGGCCGCGCTGATGCTCCTCTGCGGCGTGCTGTTCCTGGACGGGCTCGACGTGTCCATGGTCGGCGTCGCGCTGCCCTCCATCCGCGAGGACCTCGGGCTGACCACCGCGCAGCTGCAGTGGGTCGTGTCGGGCTACGTGCTCGGCTACGGCGGCCTGCTCCTGCTCGGCGGCCGGGCCGCCGACCTGCTCGGCCGGCGCCGCGTGCTGATCGTCGGCCTGTCCGTCTTCACCGTCGCCTCCCTGCTGGGCGGGATGGTCTCCGACCCGAACCTGCTCATCGCGACCCGCTTCCTGAAGGGCGCCAGCGCCGCGTTCACCGCGCCCGCCGGGTTGTCCTACATCACGACCACGTTCGCCGAAGGGCCCGTGCGCAACAAGGCGCTCAGCGTCTACACCGCGTTCGGCGCCTCCGGCTTCTCCTCCGGGCTGATCCTCGGCGGCCTGCTGACCGAGGCCGGCTGGCGGTTCACGTTCCTGCTCCCCGTCCCGTTCGCCCTGCTGATCCTGGCCGCCGCTCCCCGGCTGCTGGCCAAGGACGCGCCCTCCGAGGGGCCGCGGCCGGGCTTCGACCTCCCCGGCGCGCTGACGATCACCGCCGGCATGCTCCTCCTCGTCCGCACGGTGGTGCGCGCGCCGGACGTCGGCTGGGCCTCGGCCACGACGATCGTCTCGTTCGCCATCGCGGTCGCGCTGCTCGCGAGCTTCGTCGCGATCGAGAAGCGCACGAAGCACCCGCTGGTCCGCCTGGGCATCCTCAGCCACGGGCACATCGTCCGCGCCAACCTCGGCGCGATGGCGACGGCCGGCTCGTACTTCGGCTTCCAGTTCATCGCCACGCTGTACTTCCAGTCGGTGCTCGGCTGGTCGGCGCTGGAGACCGCGCTGGCGTTCCTGCCGGCCGGCCTGCTCGTCGCCTTCGGCTCGACCCGCGTCGGCCCGCTGGTCGACAAGGTCGGGACGGCGCCGCTGATGGTCGTCGCGTTCATCTCGTTCGCGGCCGGCTACGCGCTGTTCCTGCGCGCCGACATGGACCCCACGTACATCACGATGATCCTGCCGACGATGCTGCTGATCGGCGGCGGCTTCGCGCTCGGCTTCCCCAGCTTCAACATGCAGGGGACGATGGGCGTGGCCGACCACGAGCAGGGTCTGGCCTCCGGCCTGATCAACACCTCGTTCCAGGTCGGCGGCGCGATCACCCTGGCGATCGTCTCCGCGGTCGTCGGCACCTCGAACGGCTCCGAGTTCCTCCACGACTCGCACACGGCAGTGGGAGTGGTGACCGGCGTCGCCGCCCTCGGACTGGTCAGCGCCCTCAGCGGCCTGGCCGTGCGCCGGCGCCCCGCGCTGGCGGTCGACGGCTCCGGCGCCTAA
- a CDS encoding MarR family winged helix-turn-helix transcriptional regulator, with protein sequence MSTDADSASLVATWRGVALCHAKVSGALDKALEREHGIGLSEFEVLERLATTDGGDGRRMQDLAEAVCLSQSALSRLIGRLETDGLVQRAMCADDRRGIYAHVTPEGRALWEKARPTHRSVLADQLPANAPANGSLSA encoded by the coding sequence ATGTCCACAGATGCTGACTCCGCTTCGCTCGTTGCGACGTGGCGCGGGGTCGCCCTGTGCCACGCGAAGGTCTCCGGCGCGCTGGACAAGGCGCTGGAGCGCGAGCACGGCATCGGGCTCAGCGAGTTCGAGGTCCTCGAGCGCCTGGCGACGACCGACGGCGGCGACGGCCGCCGGATGCAGGACCTCGCCGAAGCGGTCTGCCTCTCGCAGTCCGCCCTCTCACGGCTGATCGGCCGGCTCGAGACCGACGGCCTCGTGCAGCGCGCGATGTGCGCCGACGACCGCCGCGGGATCTACGCGCACGTCACGCCGGAAGGCCGGGCGCTGTGGGAGAAGGCCCGGCCCACGCACCGGTCGGTGCTCGCCGACCAGCTGCCGGCCAACGCGCCGGCCAACGGCTCCCTCAGCGCGTAG
- a CDS encoding gamma-glutamyl-gamma-aminobutyrate hydrolase family protein, translating to MGPVNGLRPLIGVTTSEMREAVRADPLREADPQQREMALGMVYLLAIERAGGLPVVLPPLDRATIGPMLDRLDGLCLSGGPDLDPDTYGQPPHHLLGETERDLDSWELALAEEADARRLPTLGICRGAQAMNVARGGTLHQHVADVVGTTVDHRQLDLGRVPTHLVVVADETRLADISGAGELAVNSFHHQAVDRLGRDLHASAHATDGLVEAIEDVDGGGFFLGVQWHAEGLVDDARHCALFAELVTQAAAKSASATR from the coding sequence GTGGGTCCTGTGAACGGCCTGCGCCCGCTGATCGGCGTTACCACCTCCGAGATGCGCGAGGCCGTCCGTGCCGACCCGCTGCGCGAGGCCGACCCGCAGCAGCGCGAGATGGCGCTGGGCATGGTCTACCTCCTGGCGATCGAGCGCGCCGGCGGCCTGCCCGTCGTCCTCCCGCCGCTGGACCGCGCCACGATCGGCCCGATGCTCGACCGCCTCGACGGCCTCTGCCTGTCCGGCGGCCCGGACCTCGACCCCGACACCTACGGCCAGCCGCCCCACCACCTGCTGGGCGAGACCGAGCGGGACCTCGACTCCTGGGAGCTCGCGCTCGCCGAGGAGGCCGACGCCCGCCGCCTGCCGACGCTCGGCATCTGCCGCGGCGCGCAGGCGATGAACGTGGCGCGCGGCGGCACGCTGCACCAGCACGTCGCCGACGTCGTCGGCACCACGGTCGACCACCGCCAGCTCGACCTCGGCCGCGTCCCGACGCACCTCGTCGTCGTCGCCGACGAGACGCGGCTGGCGGACATCTCCGGCGCCGGCGAATTGGCCGTCAACTCGTTCCACCACCAGGCCGTCGACCGGCTCGGGCGCGACCTGCACGCCTCCGCGCACGCGACCGACGGGCTCGTGGAGGCGATCGAGGACGTCGATGGCGGCGGCTTCTTCCTCGGCGTGCAGTGGCACGCCGAGGGGCTGGTCGACGACGCGCGCCACTGCGCGCTCTTCGCGGAGCTGGTCACCCAGGCCGCGGCGAAGAGCGCGAGCGCTACGCGCTGA